A genomic region of Magnolia sinica isolate HGM2019 chromosome 6, MsV1, whole genome shotgun sequence contains the following coding sequences:
- the LOC131248422 gene encoding probable LRR receptor-like serine/threonine-protein kinase At1g12460 gives MRIFRRFSAVVLLFFFGLLTSNVSPASEKEILLEFKGNVSDDPSNVLESWDPSPDRNPCLNFTGIVCNPSGNVEKIILQNTSLAGVLPPSLSGLKSLGILSLYGNRFSGNIPTEFQDIRSLRKLNLSKNAFTGQIPQFLGDLQSLRLLDLSMNSLTGEIPQSLFKNCFKTRYISLSRNNISGSIPLSIANCSKLVGFDFSFNQLTGSFPAETCAPPGIAHVSLRSNFLAGNLPDLISTCQSLEFLDLASNSFTGLLPFNLLGLRNLSFFNASSNQFQGEIPEIGTCSDRMEIFDISGNSVSGEISPSIANCRSIKVLNLGFNRLNGSIPVQIGNLKNLRILRLADNMIEGTIPAELGSIELLQILDLHNLQVVGEIPLVLSNCKFLLELDLSGNDLQGEIPQTLYNMTNLRVLDLHGNQLNGSIPVSLGALPRIQFLDLSENLLTGPIPSSLGNLTLLTHFNLSFNHLTGAIPAVPTIQQFGPTSFSHNPGLCGAPLAPCSGNSGNGPTSEGRRTELLSVSAIVAIVAAAAILTGVCIITIMNIRARRRRDDEILVLESTPPASTDSNIIVGKLVLFSKSLPSKYEDWEAGTKALLDKDCMIGGGSIGTVYRTSFEGGISIAVKKLETLGRIRNQDEFEQEIGRLGTLRHPNLVTFQGYYWSSTTQLILSEFIPNGNLYQHLHIFSYPGASTSSGRSELHWSRRFGIALGTARALAYLHHDCKPQILHLNIKSTNILLDEGYEAKLSDYGMGKLLPILDNYALTKFHTAVGYVAPELASQSLRFGDKCDVYSFGVILLELVTGRKPVESPAAAEVVVLCDYVRDLLEKGTASDCFDRSLRGFAENELIQVMKLGLICTSEAPSRRPSMAEVVQVLESIKPGSES, from the exons ATGAGAATATTCCGGCGATTTTCTGCTGTCGTATTGCTCTTCTTCTTCGGATTGCTGACATCTAACGTTTCTCCTGCATCGGAAAAGGAGATCTTGCTTGAATTCAAAGGAAATGTCTCTGACGATCCTTCCAATGTCTTGGAGTCATGGGACCCATCACCGGATCGAAATCCTTGCCTCAATTTCACCGGCATCGTCTGCAATCCCAGCGGAAATGTGGAGAAAATCATTTTGCAGAATACGAGTCTCGCCGGAGTTCTCCCGCCGAGTTTGTCCGGCTTGAAATCTTTAGGGATCTTGTCGCTATACGGCAATCGGTTTTCTGGAAATATTCCGACCGAGTTCCAAGATATTAGAAGTTTAAGGAAGCTTAATTTGAGCAAAAATGCTTTTACGGGACAAATTCCACAGTTTCTTGGTGATCTACAGAGCCTTAGATTGTTAGATTTGTCTATGAACTCACTCACAGGAGAAATTCCTCAGTCTCTGTTCAAGAACTGCTTCAAAACTAGATATATTTCTCTCTCACGCAACAATATCTCTGGTTCAATTCCTCTTTCTATCGCAAACTGCTCAAAGCTTGTTGGATTCgatttttccttcaaccaactcaCTGGAAGTTTTCCTGCAGAGACATGTGCCCCTCCAGGCATTGCTCATGTTTCTCTGAGAAGCAATTTTCTAGCAGGAAATCTTCCAGATCTGATTTCCACATGCCAAAGCTTGGAATTTCTAGATCTCGCTAGTAATTCATTTACTGGGTTACTTCCTTTCAATCTCCTCGGGCTGAGAAATTTGAGCTTTTTCAATGCATCTTCGAACCAATTTCAGGGCGAGATCCCTGAGATTGGAACATGCAGCGACAGAATGGAAATATTTGACATTTCAGGGAATAGTGTAAGTGGGGAAATCAGTCCAAGCATTGCGAATTGCAGAAGCATCAAGGTTTTGAACTTGGGATTTAATCGACTTAATGGAAGTATTCCGGTCCAGATTGGGAATTTGAAGAACCTCCGCATTCTCAGATTGGCAGATAATATGATTGAAGGAACAATTCCAGCAGAGCTAGGGAGCATCGAGCTTCTTCAGATTCTGGATTTGCACAATCTTCAAGTCGTCGGTGAAATACCTCTTGTTCTAAGCAATTGCAAGTTTCTTCTTGAGCT GGATCTTTCTGGCAATGATTTACAGGGAGAAATTCCTCAGACCCTTTACAACATGACAAACCTGAGAGTCCTCGACCTACATGGGAACCAGCTTAATGGAAGCATTCCCGTGAGTCTAGGAGCCCTTCCTCGAATTCAATTTCTTGATCTATCTGAAAATCTCCTCACTGGGCCTATCCCTTCCTCACTAGGAAATTTAACCCTATTAACTCATTTCAATCTCTCCTTCAACCACCTCACTGGCGCAATTCCTGCCGTCCCCACCATCCAACAATTTGGCCCGACCTCTTTCAGCCACAATCCTGGACTATGCGGTGCCCCTCTGGCCCCCTGCTCAGGAAACTCCGGCAATGGCCCAACCTCGGAAGGCAGGAGAACCGAGTTGCTGAGTGTTTCTGCAATTGTTGCTATTGTTGCAGCAGCAGCAATCCTTACTGGGGTCTGCATTATCACCATCATGAACATCAGGGCTCGTCGTAGGAGAGACGATGAGATATTGGTATTGGAGAGCACCCCGCCTGCTTCGACAGATTCGAACATCATTGTGGGAAAACTGGTTCTCTTCAGCAAGAGCTTGCCTTCAAAGTATGAAGATTGGGAAGCAGGCACCAAAGCTCTTCTTGATAAGGACTGCATGATTGGTGGTGGGTCAATAGGAACAGTGTACAGAACCAGTTTTGAAGGTGGGATTTCCATTGCTGTGAAGAAGCTCGAAACtttgggaaggatcaggaaccaAGACGAATTCGAGCAGGAGATTGGACGGCTAGGAACCCTTCGACATCCCAATCTGGTCACATTTCAAGGATACTACTGGTCTTCGACGACACAGCTAATTCTATCCGAATTCATTCCCAATGGTAATCTCTATCAGCATCTCCATATATTTAGCTATCCTGGTGCTAGCACCAGTAGCGGCAGGAGTGAACTGCACTGGTCTAGGAGGTTTGGAATCGCTCTTGGAACTGCAAGAGCTCTTGCTTATCTTCACCATGACTGTAAACCCCAAATTCTACATCTGAACATAAAATCAACTAACATACTATTAGATGAAGGGTATGAAGCCAAGTTATCTGACTATGGAATGGGAAAGCTGTTGCCTATATTGGATAATTATGCTTTAACCAAGTTCCACACAGCGGTTGGGTATGTTGCGCCAGAGTTGGCTTCCCAGAGCTTGAGATTTGGCGATAAATGCGATGTATATAGCTTCGGCGTGATTTTGTTGGAACTAGTTACCGGAAGGAAGCCCGTGGAGAGTCCTGCAGCAGCGGAGGTGGTCGTGTTGTGTGATTACGTTAGAGATTTGTTGGAGAAAGGCACTGCATCAGATTGCTTCGATCGGAGTTTGCGGGGATTCGCAGAGAACGAATTGATTCAGGTAATGAAGCTGGGGCTGATTTGTACTTCTGAAGCTCCGTCAAGGAGACCGAGCATGGCGGAGGTTGTGCAAGTTCTCGAGTCCATCAAACCCGGTTCTGAATCATAG